The region AGTAAGTGATTGTATAGTATACTATTACCCCGATACTATGGAAAAATTACAACAAAGCCTACGATTTGAGCCGACTTTTTCTGATAGAATGACCTTCGAAAAGATATTACATCCCGATCACTGGCATATCTTGCACGCGGGGAGCAATATGCTGTGTGTCTTAATCAAGTAATTACGTTTGGAGGGGATATCGAACGGTTCAGACAATACCTTGCATACGGAAAAGAGTTCGGGATTTCACAAATATCAAATGAAGGTATTGCCAGCATCGTGATCTACTGGACTGATTTTCCGCAATACGAAAAGGTTGAGAGGGATGACATCTGTATTGTCAAACCGTTCATTTTGCGTCCTGAGCTTGATGATTCACAACTTATTTTGTATGAACAGGCGTTCAGATCAACTTCACCAAATAGATATCTTCGTTTTCGAAATAATCCCAGCGAATTAGCTCTTGAACTGTATTCTGAAATACAATAATCATCTCCTTTGACTTCATTCACAGTAATTTGCAAGGCTCTAGACTAGCACATTAACAATTTGTAATAGTTCATTGTAAAGGATCGATGGGGATTTGCTCCATCTCCATTCACACTCTTTCAAGTGTAATGGAAAGTTTTTCTTTACACCATTGAACTTAACGAGACGTCTTTTACAAAAGGACCAGAATGACTCTATGCCATTGATATGGACCCCTTTTGTATTTGAGAACTCATTTTTCTTGTGATTGATTCTCAAATGTTTGTCATACCCGACATCAACAAGTCCGTTGTATCCGCTCCACGAATCTGAATATACAGTACTGTTCAAGTCAATCTTTCCCTTCATAACAGCATGTAGCGTTCTTCTTTTACAGTTTGGAATGATACGAGTAAATACACGTCCTTGACGCTCATATATCCCAAATACTACCTGCTTAAATGACGTCCCACGACCTCTTTTACTTGACTTGCCTCTCATCCTTCGAGGTCCAAAGTATGATTCATCAATTTCTATCTCACCACCAACATATCGTTGCATCTGGTGCACTTGGTGATGATATATGAGTTGACGAATATTATTGTAATATTTGTTGACTGTATTGCGGTTGAGACCCAAAATACCAGAGGTCTGTGTAGCACTCAGATCGTGTGCAAAACACCATAGTATCTTTTTTCTCTTGTATTTTGATATCGGCCTATTGTTACAAACCATACCTCTAGTTTAGCACTACTCTGCTAGTCTAGAGCCTTTGCAATTACTCCTTCAGTTCTCGGATCTTATCACGGAGCATTATAGCAGCTTCAAAATTCATCTCTTCCGCATATTTTTTCATTTCTCTTTCAAACTTCTTTATTGTCTTCTTCTTGTCCAGCGGAGTCATCGAATCAATATCCAGTTCCTCGACTGCTTTCATTGTAAAGTCTTTCTGGAGTTTGTCGAATGACATATAATCTTCTTCAAGGTGTTCGACAATCTTCTCACGAAGCGGTTTATAAATAGTTTTCGGATTAATATTATGCTTTTTATTGTACGCAAGCTGCTGCTCACGGCGTCGTTTAATCTCTTCCGTCGATTTCTTGATAGAGTCAGTCATTTTATCTGCATACAATATGACTTTGCCTTGAACATTTCGGGCAGCGCGTCCCATTGTTTGAATCAGAGATGTTCTGGATCTTAAGAATCCTTCCTTATCGGCATCAAGTATCGCCACAAGTGTGACTTCGGGCAGATCGAGACCCTCTCTCAGTAAGTTCACTCCGATCAATACGTCAAACTCATTTTTGCGGAGATTGTCAAGCACGTCAGACCGTTCAAGAGTGTGAATGTCTGAGTGAAGATATGCAGCTCTGATTTTCTTCTCAGTCAAAAACTCGGTCAAATCTTCTGCTGTTTTCTTTGTGAGTGTTGTAACCAGCACTTTTTCGCCTTTTTTTGCCCGATCCTCTACTTCTTTGATAAGGTCAGGTATCTCCGTTGTTGCAGGACGGATTTCAATCTCTGGATCCACAATACCGGTCGGTCTGATAAGCTGCTCGACAACTCCGTTGTGGGGTACTTCATTTTTCTCTCTTTCGAGAGCCTTTGTTTCTCCGTGAGCCTGATCCACTTCCCATTCGTCGGGAGTTGCGGAGACATATACGATTTTTGAGGGTATACGATAGAACTCTTCAAATTTCAGTGGCCTATTGTCGTAGGCAGAGTTTAAACGGAAACCGAAATCTATCAGCGTTCTTTTTCTGGCATGATCGCCGTTGTACATCCCTCTGATTTGTGGCACGGTCATGTGAGACTCATCAATAAAAACGAGAAAGTCATTGCCGTAAGCCACTTTAAAATAATCAAGAAGACTGTAAGGAGCGTCACCCGGTTTTCTGCCGTCAAAATACCGTGAATAATTTTCAATACCGTTCACATATCCGACTTCTTTGATCATCTCCAGATCGTAATTTACTTTCCTGAGCAGCCGCTCTGCTTCCAGGTTTTTCCCCTGCTTTTTCAGCATTTGATGTTCTTTTGCAAGATCCGCTCTGATTTGCGATTCCGCTTTTTCAAAAACAACGGGATCTGTGAGATACAATTTTGCAGGATAAATAGTTACACCGGTACTTTCCGATCTGATTTTCTGTCCTGATAGCGGTTCGATAAACTCAATTTCCTTCACTCTTCCGTATTCTTCGATAATTCTGATAGCATAGTCCTGATAAGGCAGATAAATATCCATATGGCTGCCGCGTACTCTAAACGTGCCGCGATTAAAATCAAATTCAGACCGTTCATACAAAAGTTCAGTCAGGCGTACCGAAAGCTGTTTCCAGTCGACAAAATCACCAATCTTAATATCGACCATATATTTCCCGTACTCAGTAGGAGAACCGATATTGTAAATACACGATACAGAGGCGACGACAATGACATCTTTTCGGGTTAGGATGTTTGTCGTTGATTGGAGGCGGAGCTTGTCAATAAGTTCATTGATATCCGCTTCTTTCTCAATGTAAGTGTCAGTTGTCGGGATGTAAGCCTCAGGCTGATAGTAGTCGTAGTATGACACAAAGTAAGACACGGCATTTGTCGGAAAAAAATCCCTGAATTCCTGATATAGCTGTCCTGCCAAAGTTTTGTTGTGAGATATGATCAATGCAGGCATGTTCAGATCGCGGATCATATTGGCCATAGTAAAGGTTTTGCCGGACCCGGTCACGCCGAGAAGCACTTGATTTTTTATGCCGGATTTCACACCAGCTGTCAGTTTTGCGATTGCCTGAGGTTGATCGCCTGTCGGATTGTATTCAGAGGATAAATCAAAAGCCATGGGTATATTATAGCTGATAGGTAAAAGATAGTAGCTTATGGCTTATAGAGGGAGATATCAGAATAGATGTCTCATGCCGTAGCTATTATATTCTCTTATCAAGAACTTTATTAACTCCTGCCATCTATCTCTTCTTCCCATAAGCTATAATACAAATATGCAAGTACTGGTGCAGGAAGGCTTTCCTGATTACGAACTAATAGATTCCGGAGACGGCATGAGACTTGAACGCTTTGGTCCGTATCGTATTGCACGGCCTGATCCGCAGGTACTTTGGAAAAAGCACGCTCCTGAGCATATGTGGAAACGGGTAGATGCTCTTTTTGATAAATCCACAGAGCGGGGCCAATGGAAGGTCTTAAATAAACTTCCCGATCACTGGCAAATCCGGTACAATGACCTCCATTTCCACGCACGGCTTACTCCTTTTAAACATACAGGTATTTTCCCCGAACAGGCTATAATGTGGGACTGGACAACCAATTTGATTCGGAAATCTCATCGCAAAATTAAAGTATTAAATTTGTTCGGGTATACGGGGATAGCTTCTGTCGCGGCGGCAAAAGCCGGTGCACAGGTCACTCATGTTGATGCTTCCAAACCCTCGATCACATGGGCCAATGAGAACATGAAGGCTTCGGGATTACCAAACGATGCTATTCGATGGATACTGGATGACGCTCTCAAATTTACGAAACGGGAAGTACACAGAGGGAATTTTTATGACGGGATTATTATGGATCCCCCGGTCTACGGTCACGGTCCGAAAAAAGAAGCATGGGATTTTTACAAGCATATGCCCGTTCTTCTTGAACATTGCGCAAAAA is a window of Candidatus Roizmanbacteria bacterium DNA encoding:
- a CDS encoding IS1595 family transposase produces the protein MVCNNRPISKYKRKKILWCFAHDLSATQTSGILGLNRNTVNKYYNNIRQLIYHHQVHQMQRYVGGEIEIDESYFGPRRMRGKSSKRGRGTSFKQVVFGIYERQGRVFTRIIPNCKRRTLHAVMKGKIDLNSTVYSDSWSGYNGLVDVGYDKHLRINHKKNEFSNTKGVHINGIESFWSFCKRRLVKFNGVKKNFPLHLKECEWRWSKSPSILYNELLQIVNVLV
- the uvrB gene encoding excinuclease ABC subunit UvrB; this encodes MPMAFDLSSEYNPTGDQPQAIAKLTAGVKSGIKNQVLLGVTGSGKTFTMANMIRDLNMPALIISHNKTLAGQLYQEFRDFFPTNAVSYFVSYYDYYQPEAYIPTTDTYIEKEADINELIDKLRLQSTTNILTRKDVIVVASVSCIYNIGSPTEYGKYMVDIKIGDFVDWKQLSVRLTELLYERSEFDFNRGTFRVRGSHMDIYLPYQDYAIRIIEEYGRVKEIEFIEPLSGQKIRSESTGVTIYPAKLYLTDPVVFEKAESQIRADLAKEHQMLKKQGKNLEAERLLRKVNYDLEMIKEVGYVNGIENYSRYFDGRKPGDAPYSLLDYFKVAYGNDFLVFIDESHMTVPQIRGMYNGDHARKRTLIDFGFRLNSAYDNRPLKFEEFYRIPSKIVYVSATPDEWEVDQAHGETKALEREKNEVPHNGVVEQLIRPTGIVDPEIEIRPATTEIPDLIKEVEDRAKKGEKVLVTTLTKKTAEDLTEFLTEKKIRAAYLHSDIHTLERSDVLDNLRKNEFDVLIGVNLLREGLDLPEVTLVAILDADKEGFLRSRTSLIQTMGRAARNVQGKVILYADKMTDSIKKSTEEIKRRREQQLAYNKKHNINPKTIYKPLREKIVEHLEEDYMSFDKLQKDFTMKAVEELDIDSMTPLDKKKTIKKFEREMKKYAEEMNFEAAIMLRDKIRELKE
- a CDS encoding class I SAM-dependent methyltransferase, which gives rise to MQVLVQEGFPDYELIDSGDGMRLERFGPYRIARPDPQVLWKKHAPEHMWKRVDALFDKSTERGQWKVLNKLPDHWQIRYNDLHFHARLTPFKHTGIFPEQAIMWDWTTNLIRKSHRKIKVLNLFGYTGIASVAAAKAGAQVTHVDASKPSITWANENMKASGLPNDAIRWILDDALKFTKREVHRGNFYDGIIMDPPVYGHGPKKEAWDFYKHMPVLLEHCAKILSPHPLFFLINAYAISSSAIMLGNIMQDLMIQHKGKTEYGELALRESFGKRLLSTGIYSRWQSH